The Thermoanaerobacterium sp. PSU-2 region GGCCTTTCACTATAAAATTTTTTTACCGTTGCTTCAACAATTTGCTTATCATCATCATATGCAAGATGATTTAATGCATCTGTAACAATCTTGCCAATATTATCCCAATCCGGTTTTTTGGTCGGTCTAATTTTGCCTGATAACATTTCTTCTTTTTTCTTTGTGCTTATGCTACTTGGAATTGGAAAATAGGCTGTAATATCTATCTTAAGAGGCCCTTTAAATTGTTTATAAAAATTCCGCAGTGTGTACATCTCTTTTATGAATGTTTCATAATCAACTGTATCTTTTGGCGTATATGTAATTCCATTCTTTAAAACTCTTGGTCTTTGTTTTCCAAGCGGCTTTCCAGGTATTGTTAATTTTAGATAGTTCATAATTCTCACCTTCCTCCAATCCATACTCCTTTTTCTTTTGCGTGTTCTCGTATTGTTCCATAAGCTGCCCATACACCTGTATACTTTGCAAATTCTTTCTCCACAGCACGATGTTTCTCTCTGTATGGTGCTTGTTCGTATGCTGCTTTTGTCTTTTCAAGTGCTATTTTTATTTCTGGAGATTCCCAATTTATGCGCATTTATTCCATCCCCTCGTACTTTTTTACAAGGTCAATGTCAATTTTTGGTCTTGCCATCATCAAGCTGTCAACTAAATCACATATTCTAAAAAGTTTATCTGTAACTTCATCCGGAAGACCAGGAATCAACTCTAATGCAGTCTTTTTAATCTCCATCAATTCTTCCATCCCTTATCCCTCCAATAATTCAGGATTTTCGTAAATATTACCAATTACCTCAGCAAACACGCCATTGTTGTCTGTTAGATGCCATCCAAGAATAGCCGCAACATTTTTCCCTTCTACGAAAAAAGCAGTATGTTTATCTTTGTATTTCACCACTCCACACCATTTATTCCCGTAGCTATCTTCAGCTACAACTATATCGCCCTCGTATATTTCCTGCCCGTTCTTGTCCTTTAAACCGGTGTATTGCCCTACGCTTTCAGGTTCTACAACAACTTTATATTTTTCAATGCCTAAAGGTTTTTCCATTAGGTACTGTATACACACCCCATATCTTTCTCTTACTACATATCCATACATCCACTCACCATTGTCTTTTCTTTTACCTCTAAATTTTATTTCTCTCATCCCTCATGCCTCCTTTAAAAACTTTATTTTTGCATCGCCGTATGCAATGTCGCATTTATTTATGCATATCCTGTATTCATTTCCTCTTGTTTTTGTGCTTTTTTGTATCAGATAAAAATGTTCATATTCCTTTATAAGTTTGCCCTTACCCCGCACTATTTCCCTTTTTCTTTTCTTGTCAGAGCCATCTCCATTTTTCAGATTCATCTCAAATTCAACCTTCATGGTTTGTTACCCCCCACTCACTAATTCAATCTATAGTTCAATTCCTGCCCGCTAAATTCAAAAATATGTCCTTTGCACATCTCGACAATTCTACTTCCTATAGCCTCATCAATATCTATAATTGCATCCACTGTAAGCTCACTAGATACGATGATTGGTGAGTTTTTAAGATAACGATAATTAATAATTTCAAACATGATATTGCGATCTGAATCAGTTATTTTGCCTTTGTATAAGTCATCAATCAGCAATACTGTCGCATTTTTATATTTATCTATTTCATGATTGTAATTTTCTTCGTCCATAATGCATTGTTTAAGCTGGATAATAGCCTCTCTGTATTGCATATAAAGCACGCCAACGTTTTTCTTCATAAGTTCATTCGCAATTGCAATACTTAAATGCGTTTTACCAGAGCCAACTTGTCCTAAAAATGCAATGCTGTTATTCTTAGCATTTTTAAGATTATCAAATTCTTTCACGTATCTAATAGCCATATTCCTCGCATCAATGACTTGTTGCGGTTTATTTGTCGTTATGAAATTTTTAAAAGTCCTTTTCTGAAATGCCTCACTTATGCCGGAATTCTCTAAAATCCGTTTATATGTCTTAACCTCCCTGCATTTACATGGCCTCGCTGTATTTGTCTTATCGTCAATTATCCATTCCATGTCTTTGCAGATAGGACATTCATA contains the following coding sequences:
- a CDS encoding RusA family crossover junction endodeoxyribonuclease, translating into MNYLKLTIPGKPLGKQRPRVLKNGITYTPKDTVDYETFIKEMYTLRNFYKQFKGPLKIDITAYFPIPSSISTKKKEEMLSGKIRPTKKPDWDNIGKIVTDALNHLAYDDDKQIVEATVKKFYSERPRVEISLEEIEIVANDEYIFDRT
- a CDS encoding YopX family protein, with protein sequence MREIKFRGKRKDNGEWMYGYVVRERYGVCIQYLMEKPLGIEKYKVVVEPESVGQYTGLKDKNGQEIYEGDIVVAEDSYGNKWCGVVKYKDKHTAFFVEGKNVAAILGWHLTDNNGVFAEVIGNIYENPELLEG
- a CDS encoding ATP-binding protein yields the protein YECPICKDMEWIIDDKTNTARPCKCREVKTYKRILENSGISEAFQKRTFKNFITTNKPQQVIDARNMAIRYVKEFDNLKNAKNNSIAFLGQVGSGKTHLSIAIANELMKKNVGVLYMQYREAIIQLKQCIMDEENYNHEIDKYKNATVLLIDDLYKGKITDSDRNIMFEIINYRYLKNSPIIVSSELTVDAIIDIDEAIGSRIVEMCKGHIFEFSGQELNYRLN